From Citricoccus sp. SGAir0253, a single genomic window includes:
- a CDS encoding pyruvate kinase → MDPVPAASPVRADPRAPTRAELAALRERVRELVDGARAAEAAQADRIARVHPRHRASAANLVHYVWLRGRDIRDLQGRLADLGLSSLGRLESRVLPTLESIATILDCLGEAVAPGEPAGPGGPAPGSAGREAAGPGSAGPSPGRPAGPATPPADAPRPGRAVPSWADMHAGPERLERNAEHLLGPRPAERASRIMVTFPSAAADDPGLVARMLEAGMDVARINCAHDGRREWAAMITHLRRAEGLPEDGRTAATAGPGGGAAPGRCLVAMDLAGPKLRTGPIAPGPRVLKIRPQRSATGRVLRPAAVVLVALDSDGAAARPPRPPAERGAAVSVRDAAWLAGRSPGERIRCTDARGARRTLVVTGTEPDRVTCELAGTAYLTPGTVLTAEDGTASSLSGLPPRPQHLFVRAGETIVLTRSLAPARPVPGGPHRIGCTLAQVFEDARAGHRILFDDGRIGGVITAVTPDEITVHVEAAGVDGVPLKEQKGINLPDTRLGIPALTGEDVEALPFVAQHADMVSLSFVRSARDVAELLERVRGLGREDLDVVLKVETVEAFENLPQVLLEAMRWPDIGVMIARGDLAVEAGFERLAEVQEEILWLCESGHVPVIWATQVLDSLARTGLPSRAEVTDAAMAERAECVMLNKGPFVIEAIEFLSGVLGRMEGHVSKKRTLLRRLRSWDLPSDPASGEGRPRRDRLAD, encoded by the coding sequence ATGGATCCCGTGCCCGCGGCCTCGCCGGTCCGCGCCGATCCCCGCGCGCCGACGCGTGCGGAGCTGGCCGCGCTGCGGGAGCGGGTGCGGGAGCTCGTCGACGGGGCCCGGGCGGCCGAGGCGGCCCAGGCCGACCGCATCGCCCGGGTGCACCCGCGGCACCGGGCCAGCGCGGCGAACCTCGTGCACTACGTCTGGCTGCGCGGCCGGGACATCCGCGACCTGCAGGGCCGGCTGGCGGACCTGGGGCTGTCCTCCCTGGGCCGGCTCGAGTCGCGCGTGCTGCCCACCCTGGAGTCGATCGCCACGATCCTGGACTGCCTCGGCGAGGCCGTGGCCCCGGGAGAACCGGCCGGACCGGGCGGACCTGCGCCGGGGTCCGCCGGGCGGGAGGCCGCAGGGCCGGGGTCCGCGGGACCCTCGCCCGGCCGACCCGCCGGTCCGGCCACGCCGCCTGCCGACGCGCCGCGCCCGGGGCGGGCGGTGCCCTCCTGGGCGGACATGCACGCCGGTCCCGAGCGTCTGGAGCGCAACGCCGAGCACCTGCTCGGTCCCCGGCCGGCGGAGCGGGCGTCCCGCATCATGGTGACCTTCCCGTCCGCCGCGGCCGATGACCCCGGCCTCGTCGCGCGGATGCTCGAGGCCGGCATGGACGTGGCCCGCATCAACTGCGCCCACGACGGGCGGCGGGAGTGGGCGGCCATGATCACCCACCTGCGCCGGGCGGAGGGGTTGCCGGAGGACGGGCGCACCGCTGCCACCGCCGGGCCCGGCGGAGGGGCCGCCCCCGGGCGCTGCCTCGTGGCCATGGACCTGGCCGGGCCGAAGCTGCGCACCGGCCCGATCGCCCCGGGGCCGCGGGTGCTGAAGATCCGGCCCCAGCGCTCCGCCACCGGACGGGTCCTCCGGCCCGCCGCCGTCGTGCTCGTCGCCCTGGACTCCGACGGCGCCGCCGCCCGCCCGCCCCGTCCTCCCGCCGAGCGCGGTGCGGCCGTGTCGGTGCGGGACGCCGCCTGGCTGGCGGGACGCTCGCCGGGTGAGCGCATCCGGTGCACCGACGCCCGGGGCGCCCGGCGCACCCTCGTGGTCACCGGCACGGAGCCGGACCGGGTCACGTGCGAGCTGGCGGGCACGGCCTATCTCACGCCCGGGACGGTGCTGACCGCGGAGGACGGGACGGCCAGTTCGCTGAGCGGACTGCCGCCGCGGCCGCAGCACCTCTTCGTCCGGGCCGGCGAGACGATCGTGCTCACGCGGTCCCTTGCCCCGGCCCGGCCCGTCCCGGGCGGTCCCCACCGCATCGGCTGCACGCTGGCGCAGGTGTTCGAGGACGCGCGAGCCGGTCACCGCATCCTCTTCGACGATGGCAGGATCGGCGGGGTGATCACCGCCGTGACCCCGGACGAGATCACGGTCCACGTCGAGGCCGCCGGCGTGGACGGCGTCCCGCTGAAGGAGCAGAAGGGCATCAACCTGCCGGACACCCGGCTGGGCATCCCCGCCCTCACCGGGGAGGACGTGGAGGCGCTGCCGTTCGTCGCCCAGCACGCGGACATGGTCAGCCTGTCCTTCGTCCGCTCGGCCCGGGACGTGGCGGAGCTGCTCGAACGGGTCCGCGGCCTGGGCCGGGAGGACCTGGACGTGGTGCTCAAGGTCGAGACCGTGGAGGCGTTCGAGAACCTGCCGCAGGTCCTGCTGGAGGCCATGCGCTGGCCGGACATCGGCGTGATGATCGCGCGTGGTGACCTCGCCGTGGAGGCCGGCTTCGAACGCTTGGCGGAGGTGCAGGAGGAGATCCTCTGGCTGTGCGAGTCCGGCCACGTCCCGGTCATCTGGGCCACCCAGGTGCTGGACTCGCTGGCGCGCACGGGCCTGCCCAGCCGGGCGGAGGTCACGGATGCCGCCATGGCCGAGCGCGCCGAGTGCGTGATGCTCAACAAGGGGCCGTTCGTCATCGAGGCGATCGAGTTCCTCTCGGGGGTGCTCGGGCGCATGGAGGGCCACGTGTCGAAGAAGCGGACGCTGCTGCGCCGGCTCCGCTCCTGGGACCTCCCCAGCGACCCGGCGTCGGGGGAGGGCCGGCCCCGCCGCGACCGCCTCGCGGACTGA
- a CDS encoding HAD-IIA family hydrolase, translating to MAPRFFDGHDAVLCDLDGVVYAGDHAVAGAVETLRELGGRGVPVAYVTNNASRAPEAVAAHLNAFGLEVTGDRVFGSAAAGVALLDEVLGGRAARVLVVGSDHLRSLVGAAGHRVVGSAAEAPDAVIQGFDPSVCWADLAEASYAVRAGARWVATNTDLTIPRAEGIAPGNGALVEAVARATGTRPVAAGKPEPVLFRMAARAVGARRPLVVGDRLDTDILGGNRSGFDTALVLTGVDDRESAAAAPAEQQPTWLLAGLPDLLGRPPQRWAPGERP from the coding sequence GTGGCGCCGCGGTTCTTCGACGGCCACGACGCCGTCCTCTGCGACCTGGACGGCGTGGTCTACGCCGGCGACCACGCGGTCGCCGGCGCGGTGGAGACGTTGCGCGAGCTGGGGGGCCGGGGCGTCCCGGTGGCCTACGTGACCAACAACGCCTCGCGGGCCCCCGAGGCCGTGGCCGCGCACCTCAACGCCTTCGGGCTGGAGGTCACGGGGGACCGGGTCTTCGGGTCCGCCGCCGCCGGCGTGGCCCTGCTGGACGAGGTGCTCGGGGGGCGGGCCGCCCGCGTGCTCGTCGTCGGCTCGGATCACCTGCGCTCCCTCGTGGGCGCCGCCGGCCATCGCGTGGTGGGCTCCGCGGCCGAGGCGCCCGACGCCGTCATCCAGGGCTTCGACCCCTCGGTGTGCTGGGCCGACCTGGCGGAGGCGTCGTACGCCGTGCGCGCCGGTGCCCGGTGGGTGGCGACCAACACGGACCTCACCATCCCGCGCGCCGAGGGCATCGCCCCGGGGAACGGGGCGCTAGTGGAGGCGGTCGCCCGGGCGACCGGGACGCGGCCGGTCGCCGCCGGCAAGCCCGAGCCCGTGCTGTTCCGCATGGCCGCCCGGGCCGTGGGCGCCCGTCGTCCGCTCGTCGTCGGGGACCGCCTGGACACGGACATCCTCGGGGGCAACCGCTCCGGCTTCGACACCGCCCTCGTCCTCACGGGCGTGGACGATCGGGAGTCGGCCGCCGCGGCCCCCGCCGAGCAGCAGCCCACGTGGCTGCTCGCCGGGCTGCCGGACCTGCTGGGCCGGCCCCCGCAGCGCTGGGCGCCGGGGGAGCGGCCGTGA
- a CDS encoding TlyA family RNA methyltransferase, which yields MTPPQVAGARPGGTERLDVALARRGLARSRSEAAGLIAAGEVTVNGTVATRPALRCSEQDEVALVARGPRYVSRAGHKLAGALEAFAAVVPAGRRCLDAGASTGGFTDVLLRAGAERVVAVDVGHGQLVDSLRSDPRVNVHEGLNVRDLDVAEIGGPVDLVVSDLSFISLRLVMDPLARACREGADLVLMVKPQFEVGRQALPRTGVVVDPGARRRAVAGVLEAAGRAGLVPRGLARSPLPGQDGNLEFFLWLSRPEADGGRSGAGPVPVPGDAWLDGQAVDWD from the coding sequence ATGACCCCGCCGCAGGTCGCGGGCGCACGCCCGGGCGGGACGGAGCGCCTCGACGTCGCCCTCGCCCGGCGCGGGCTGGCTCGGTCCCGCAGCGAGGCGGCCGGCCTCATCGCGGCCGGGGAGGTGACGGTCAACGGCACGGTCGCCACGCGCCCCGCGCTGCGGTGCTCGGAGCAGGACGAGGTCGCCCTGGTCGCGCGGGGGCCACGCTACGTCTCGCGCGCCGGGCACAAGCTGGCCGGGGCGCTCGAGGCGTTCGCCGCCGTCGTGCCGGCGGGGCGACGCTGCCTGGACGCGGGGGCCTCCACGGGCGGGTTCACCGACGTGCTGCTGCGTGCCGGGGCCGAGCGCGTGGTGGCGGTGGACGTCGGCCACGGCCAGCTCGTGGACTCCCTGCGCTCGGACCCGCGCGTCAACGTCCACGAGGGCCTGAACGTCCGCGACCTGGACGTGGCGGAGATCGGCGGGCCCGTGGACCTCGTGGTGTCCGACCTGTCGTTCATCTCCCTGCGGCTCGTGATGGACCCGCTCGCCCGGGCCTGCCGCGAGGGCGCGGACCTGGTGCTCATGGTCAAGCCCCAGTTCGAGGTGGGCCGGCAGGCCCTGCCGCGCACCGGCGTCGTGGTGGACCCCGGGGCCCGACGGCGGGCGGTCGCCGGCGTGCTCGAGGCGGCGGGCCGCGCGGGCCTGGTCCCGCGCGGCCTGGCGCGCTCCCCGCTGCCCGGGCAGGACGGCAACCTCGAGTTCTTCCTGTGGCTCTCCCGGCCGGAGGCCGACGGCGGCCGGTCCGGTGCCGGTCCGGTGCCGGTCCCGGGGGACGCCTGGCTGGACGGCCAGGCCGTGGACTGGGACTGA
- a CDS encoding NAD kinase, whose protein sequence is MARRILVLAHTGREDAIRAAIHTCAKLQEAGLVPVLLSADAHAIREAIGTGVVPALDSAPETLDLDCTLADIALGVVLGGDGSVLRAAELVREGGVPLLAVNLGHVGFLAESERTDLGRTVEAVVAEDYSVEERMAIDVRVYDDDTLVARTWALNEASVEKSNRERMLEVITAVDGRPISTYGCDGIVMATPTGSTAYAFSAGGPVVWPEVQAMLMVPISAHALFVRPLVVSPDSVLTVEVLPRTNEPGVLWCDGRRTVDLPLGARIEVTRSAQPVRIARLSRTPFSERLVRKFNLPTKGWRGPVTEQDRAEVAAREARYAALQAERGSSDSPGVSVVEPHHLAPRPGVVPPATAAVPVVVRKDERLPLARSSATPAEPDPWHAPGPADGAGA, encoded by the coding sequence ATGGCTCGCAGAATCCTCGTCCTCGCCCATACCGGCCGTGAGGACGCCATCCGGGCGGCCATCCACACGTGCGCCAAGCTGCAGGAGGCGGGGCTCGTCCCCGTCCTGCTGTCCGCCGACGCCCACGCGATCCGGGAGGCGATCGGCACCGGGGTGGTGCCGGCCCTGGACAGCGCCCCCGAGACCCTGGACCTCGACTGCACCCTGGCGGACATCGCCCTGGGCGTGGTGCTCGGCGGTGACGGGTCCGTGCTGCGCGCCGCCGAGCTCGTCCGCGAGGGCGGGGTGCCGCTGCTGGCGGTCAACCTGGGCCACGTGGGCTTCCTGGCCGAGTCCGAGCGCACCGACCTGGGCCGCACCGTCGAGGCGGTGGTCGCCGAGGACTACTCGGTCGAGGAGCGCATGGCGATCGACGTCCGGGTGTACGACGACGACACCCTCGTCGCCAGGACGTGGGCGCTGAACGAGGCCAGCGTGGAGAAGTCCAACCGCGAACGCATGCTCGAGGTCATCACCGCGGTGGACGGCCGGCCGATCTCCACCTACGGTTGCGACGGCATCGTCATGGCCACCCCCACCGGTTCCACCGCCTACGCCTTCTCCGCGGGCGGCCCGGTCGTCTGGCCGGAGGTCCAGGCCATGCTGATGGTGCCGATCAGCGCCCACGCCCTCTTCGTCCGCCCGCTCGTGGTGTCCCCGGACTCCGTGCTCACCGTCGAGGTGCTGCCGCGGACCAACGAGCCCGGGGTGCTGTGGTGCGACGGGCGGCGCACCGTGGACCTGCCGCTCGGCGCCCGCATCGAGGTGACCCGGTCCGCGCAGCCGGTGCGGATCGCCCGGCTCTCCCGCACGCCCTTCTCCGAGCGGCTGGTCCGCAAGTTCAACCTCCCCACCAAGGGCTGGCGGGGCCCCGTGACGGAACAGGACCGGGCCGAGGTGGCCGCGCGGGAGGCCCGCTACGCCGCGTTGCAGGCCGAGCGCGGCTCCTCCGACTCGCCCGGCGTCTCGGTCGTGGAGCCGCACCACCTGGCGCCCCGGCCGGGGGTCGTGCCGCCGGCCACCGCCGCCGTGCCCGTGGTGGTCCGGAAGGACGAGCGGCTGCCCCTGGCCCGCTCCAGCGCCACCCCCGCGGAACCCGACCCGTGGCACGCTCCCGGGCCGGCGGACGGGGCGGGCGCATGA
- the recN gene encoding DNA repair protein RecN — MIEYLSINGLGVIGDASVELDPGFTVVTGETGAGKTMVVTALNLLLGARADAGAVRHGASHATVEAGFRLPASNAAVGLAEQAGAVLDDEGDGDEGDGDGGDGDGAAGMRSLVVTRSVGASGSSSRSRASAGGRGVPVALLGELGEHLVAVHGQADQLRLRSAAAQRHALDAFAGTPLAAALEGYRRDYAAWRAARAELDEITTHEQDRAREAENLQRSLEEIDEAAVTAGEDEEVRARIQRLENVEELRAASLGAHAHLAGADAAEAVDVPAAEALVEAARQALLQAPGNDAELTALVARLAEVGIVLADISADLAGYAARLDDDAAADLDTAQSRLAELTRLMRLYGPELTDVLDWAERHRARLDELQGDSGRIQELTAEVERLETAVLRGASELTALRTAAAEELSARVTEELHALSMPDASFHASVTTGGEPGPHGADEVALLLQPHAGSEPRPLGKGASGGELSRVMLALEVVLAATDPVPTFVFDEVDAGVGGEAAVQIGRRLALLARHVQVIVVTHLPQVAAFADRHLRVTKDSDSDAGFTTSDVRRLEGEDRVAELARMLAGRSGSGSARDHARELLAASRA; from the coding sequence ATGATCGAGTACCTGTCCATCAACGGGCTGGGCGTCATCGGGGACGCCTCCGTGGAACTGGACCCCGGGTTCACCGTGGTCACCGGCGAGACCGGCGCGGGCAAGACCATGGTGGTGACCGCGCTGAACCTGCTGCTCGGCGCGCGGGCCGATGCCGGGGCCGTGCGCCACGGCGCCTCGCACGCCACCGTGGAGGCCGGCTTCCGGCTCCCCGCCTCGAACGCGGCCGTGGGGCTCGCGGAGCAGGCGGGCGCGGTGCTCGATGACGAGGGAGACGGTGACGAGGGAGACGGTGACGGGGGAGACGGTGACGGGGCCGCCGGGATGCGGTCCCTCGTCGTCACCCGGTCCGTGGGCGCCTCCGGCAGCTCCTCGCGCTCCCGCGCCTCGGCCGGCGGGCGCGGCGTGCCGGTGGCCCTGCTGGGCGAGCTGGGGGAGCACCTCGTGGCCGTGCACGGCCAGGCGGACCAGCTCCGGCTGCGCTCGGCCGCCGCCCAGCGCCATGCCCTCGACGCCTTCGCCGGCACCCCGCTGGCCGCGGCCCTCGAGGGCTACCGCCGGGACTACGCGGCCTGGCGCGCCGCGCGGGCCGAGCTGGACGAGATCACCACCCACGAGCAGGACCGTGCCCGGGAGGCCGAGAACCTGCAGCGCTCCCTCGAGGAGATCGACGAGGCCGCGGTCACCGCGGGCGAGGACGAGGAGGTCCGGGCCCGGATCCAGCGGCTGGAGAACGTCGAGGAGCTGCGCGCCGCCTCCCTGGGCGCCCACGCCCACCTCGCCGGGGCCGACGCCGCGGAGGCCGTGGACGTCCCGGCCGCCGAGGCGCTCGTGGAGGCCGCCCGCCAGGCCCTCCTCCAGGCCCCGGGCAACGACGCGGAGCTGACCGCGCTCGTCGCCCGGCTGGCCGAGGTGGGGATCGTGCTGGCCGACATCTCGGCCGACCTGGCCGGGTACGCGGCCCGGCTGGACGACGATGCCGCCGCAGACCTGGACACCGCCCAGTCGCGGCTGGCGGAGCTGACCCGGCTGATGCGGCTGTACGGTCCCGAGCTGACGGACGTGCTGGACTGGGCCGAGCGCCACCGGGCGCGGCTGGACGAGCTGCAGGGCGACTCCGGGCGCATCCAGGAGCTCACGGCGGAGGTCGAGCGCCTCGAGACCGCCGTCCTGCGGGGGGCCTCGGAACTCACCGCGCTGCGGACGGCCGCCGCCGAGGAGCTCTCCGCACGGGTCACCGAGGAACTGCACGCCCTGTCCATGCCGGATGCGAGCTTCCACGCCTCGGTGACCACGGGCGGGGAGCCGGGCCCGCACGGCGCGGACGAGGTCGCGCTGCTGCTGCAGCCCCACGCCGGCTCCGAACCCCGGCCGCTGGGCAAGGGCGCCTCCGGCGGTGAGCTCTCCCGCGTCATGCTGGCCCTCGAGGTCGTCCTGGCGGCCACCGACCCCGTGCCCACGTTCGTGTTCGACGAGGTGGACGCGGGAGTGGGCGGCGAGGCGGCGGTGCAGATCGGCCGGCGCCTGGCCCTGCTGGCCCGCCACGTGCAGGTCATCGTGGTCACGCACCTGCCCCAGGTCGCGGCGTTCGCGGACCGGCACCTGCGGGTGACCAAGGACTCGGACTCCGACGCGGGCTTCACCACCTCGGACGTCCGGCGCCTCGAGGGCGAGGACCGGGTGGCGGAACTGGCCCGGATGCTCGCCGGCCGCTCGGGCTCCGGCTCGGCCCGGGACCACGCGCGGGAACTCCTGGCGGCCTCCCGCGCCTGA
- a CDS encoding CTP synthase → MIRSEPVVQRSSRFQKTPNATRQIFVTGGVASSLGKGLTASSLGHLLRARGLSVTMQKLDPYLNVDPGTMNPFQHGEVFVTEDGAETDLDIGHYERFLDEDLDGLNNVTTGQVYSTVIEKERRGDYLGDTVQVIPHITDEIKRRMRLPSTWGGEEDRRDPRTAGRRAPDVIITEIGGTVGDIESQPFLEAARQVRQDIGRDNVFFVHVSLVPYIGPSQELKTKPTQHSVAELRSIGIQPDAIVIRSDREVPQDVRDKIARMCDVDNDAVINCADAPSIYDIPKIIHAQGLDAYVVQSLDLKFKDVDWSRWDSLIEVVHHPKHELEVALVGKYIDLPDSYLSVTEALRAGGFGNDARVRIRWVPSDECSTESGAAKALDGVDAICVPGGFGVRGLDGKIGALRYARERGVPALGLCLGLQTMVMEYARTVLGMEGASSTEFEPDTDYPVIATMAEQEHIVAGAGDLGGTMRLGSYPAALKEGSVVAEAYGSTEVTERHRHRYEVNNAYREQLEEAGLVVSGTSPDGTLVEFVELPREVHPFYVSTQAHPEFKSRPTDPHPLFRGLVAAGLEHQRAARSRG, encoded by the coding sequence CTGATACGATCGGAACCCGTGGTGCAACGATCCTCTCGATTCCAGAAGACCCCCAACGCGACCCGCCAGATCTTCGTCACCGGCGGCGTCGCCTCATCCCTCGGGAAGGGCCTGACGGCATCGTCGCTCGGGCACCTGCTCCGGGCCCGTGGCCTCTCGGTCACCATGCAGAAGCTGGACCCGTACCTCAACGTGGACCCGGGGACCATGAACCCGTTCCAGCACGGCGAGGTGTTCGTCACGGAGGACGGGGCCGAGACCGACCTGGACATCGGCCACTACGAGCGGTTCCTCGACGAGGACCTCGACGGGCTGAACAACGTCACGACCGGCCAGGTCTACTCGACCGTCATCGAGAAGGAGCGCCGCGGCGACTACCTCGGGGACACGGTCCAGGTCATCCCCCACATCACGGACGAGATCAAGCGGCGCATGCGCCTGCCGTCCACGTGGGGCGGCGAGGAGGACCGGCGTGACCCCCGCACGGCCGGCCGCCGCGCGCCGGACGTGATCATCACCGAGATCGGCGGCACCGTCGGGGACATCGAGTCGCAGCCGTTCCTCGAGGCCGCCCGCCAGGTGCGCCAGGACATCGGCCGGGACAACGTGTTCTTCGTGCACGTCTCCCTCGTCCCCTACATCGGGCCGTCGCAGGAGCTCAAGACCAAGCCCACGCAGCACTCGGTGGCCGAGCTGCGCTCGATCGGCATCCAGCCGGACGCGATCGTCATCCGCTCGGACCGCGAGGTCCCGCAGGACGTGCGGGACAAGATCGCCCGGATGTGCGACGTGGACAACGACGCCGTGATCAACTGCGCCGACGCCCCGTCCATCTACGACATCCCCAAGATCATCCACGCCCAGGGCCTGGACGCCTACGTGGTGCAGTCGCTGGACCTGAAGTTCAAGGACGTGGACTGGTCCCGCTGGGACAGCCTCATCGAGGTGGTCCACCACCCGAAGCACGAGCTCGAGGTGGCCCTGGTCGGCAAGTACATCGACCTGCCCGACTCCTACCTCTCCGTCACCGAGGCGCTGCGCGCCGGGGGCTTCGGCAACGACGCCCGCGTGCGGATCCGCTGGGTGCCCTCCGACGAGTGCTCCACGGAGTCCGGCGCCGCGAAGGCCCTGGACGGCGTGGACGCGATCTGCGTGCCCGGGGGCTTCGGCGTGCGCGGCCTCGACGGCAAGATCGGCGCCCTGCGCTACGCCCGGGAACGCGGCGTGCCGGCGCTGGGGCTGTGCCTGGGGCTGCAGACCATGGTCATGGAGTACGCCCGCACGGTCCTCGGCATGGAGGGCGCCTCCTCCACCGAGTTCGAGCCGGACACCGACTACCCGGTGATCGCCACGATGGCGGAGCAGGAGCACATCGTCGCCGGCGCCGGGGACCTCGGCGGCACCATGCGCCTGGGTTCCTACCCGGCGGCATTGAAGGAGGGCTCCGTGGTCGCCGAGGCCTACGGGTCCACGGAGGTCACGGAGCGCCACCGCCACCGCTACGAGGTCAACAACGCCTACCGCGAGCAGCTCGAGGAGGCCGGCCTCGTCGTGTCCGGGACCTCCCCGGACGGGACGCTCGTGGAGTTCGTCGAGCTGCCCCGCGAGGTCCACCCGTTCTACGTGTCCACGCAGGCGCACCCGGAGTTCAAGTCCCGGCCCACCGACCCGCACCCGCTGTTCCGCGGGCTCGTGGCCGCGGGGCTCGAGCACCAGCGGGCGGCCCGGTCCCGCGGCTGA
- a CDS encoding NUDIX hydrolase, with protein sequence MAYDPHDGGPVADRPAARPVERSGTAFQGAVWDVARESFRMHAGGEVLDREFIRHPGAVAVVALDDRDRVRMIRQYRHPVGRELWEVPAGLLDVEGEPMLDAARRELAEEADLVAARWDVLVDFYTTPGSSSERIRVYLARDLAEVPVDERHHRTGEEAGMPLAWVPVAEAVEAVLSGRMRNPSTALGILALHAHAARGFAGLRPADAPWEPAEEMAGATPAGDPSAPGAATGAPGRPAAP encoded by the coding sequence ATGGCCTATGACCCCCACGACGGCGGACCCGTCGCCGACCGGCCCGCGGCCCGTCCCGTGGAGCGCTCCGGGACGGCGTTCCAGGGCGCGGTCTGGGACGTGGCGCGCGAGTCGTTCCGGATGCACGCCGGCGGGGAGGTCCTGGACCGGGAGTTCATCCGCCACCCGGGGGCGGTGGCCGTGGTGGCCCTCGACGACCGCGACCGCGTCCGCATGATCCGCCAGTACCGCCACCCGGTCGGCCGGGAGCTCTGGGAGGTCCCCGCCGGGCTGCTCGACGTCGAGGGCGAACCGATGCTGGACGCCGCCCGGCGCGAGCTGGCCGAGGAGGCCGACCTGGTGGCCGCGCGGTGGGACGTGCTCGTGGACTTCTACACCACGCCGGGCTCCTCGTCCGAGCGGATCCGCGTGTACCTCGCCCGCGACCTCGCCGAGGTCCCGGTGGACGAGCGGCACCACCGGACGGGGGAGGAGGCCGGCATGCCCCTGGCCTGGGTCCCGGTGGCGGAGGCCGTGGAGGCGGTGCTCTCCGGCCGGATGCGCAACCCCTCCACCGCGCTGGGCATCCTCGCGCTGCACGCCCACGCCGCCCGCGGCTTCGCCGGGCTGCGGCCCGCGGACGCGCCCTGGGAGCCCGCGGAGGAGATGGCGGGGGCGACGCCGGCCGGGGACCCGTCGGCCCCGGGGGCGGCGACGGGCGCCCCCGGACGGCCCGCCGCCCCGTGA
- a CDS encoding site-specific tyrosine recombinase XerD yields the protein MSPNTLAAYRRDVTRYLAWLHAAGVATPGEVARRHVTGFLQALGTGADGGHPLAPRSAARTIVAVRGLHRFWMLEQLTETDPARDVTPPRPVQELPKAIPVDQVTALLEAVPVDTPAGLRDRALLEFLYATGARISEAVGLDVDDVIGAVRDGVAGAARGPGEAAGDASREADGQATGGAAGAGDAGPAVVRLFGKGSKERIVPLGSFATAAVEAWLVRGRPALAAHGGAGGPALFLNQRGGRLSRQSAWTILKKAAERAGLETEVSPHTLRHSFATHLLEGGADVRVVQELLGHASVTTTQVYTLVTADTLREVYAAAHPRALG from the coding sequence ATGTCCCCCAACACGCTCGCGGCCTACCGCCGGGACGTGACGCGCTACCTGGCGTGGCTGCACGCCGCGGGCGTCGCCACGCCGGGCGAGGTCGCCCGCCGGCACGTCACCGGCTTCCTCCAGGCCCTCGGCACGGGCGCCGACGGCGGCCACCCGCTGGCGCCGCGCTCGGCGGCGCGCACGATCGTCGCGGTGCGGGGCCTGCACCGGTTCTGGATGCTCGAGCAGCTGACCGAGACCGACCCGGCCAGGGACGTCACCCCGCCCCGGCCGGTGCAGGAGCTGCCCAAGGCCATCCCGGTCGACCAGGTCACCGCCCTGCTGGAGGCCGTGCCGGTGGACACGCCCGCCGGGCTGCGGGATCGCGCCCTGCTGGAGTTCCTCTACGCCACGGGGGCCCGCATCTCGGAGGCGGTCGGCCTGGACGTCGACGACGTCATCGGCGCCGTGCGCGACGGCGTGGCCGGTGCCGCGCGGGGTCCCGGCGAGGCCGCCGGGGACGCGAGCCGGGAGGCCGACGGACAGGCCACGGGCGGTGCCGCCGGTGCGGGAGACGCGGGCCCCGCCGTCGTGCGCCTGTTCGGCAAGGGCTCCAAGGAGCGGATCGTGCCGCTCGGCTCCTTCGCCACGGCCGCCGTCGAGGCGTGGCTGGTGCGCGGGCGTCCCGCCCTGGCCGCCCACGGCGGCGCCGGGGGACCGGCCCTGTTCCTGAACCAGCGCGGCGGCCGGCTGTCCCGCCAGTCCGCGTGGACCATCCTCAAGAAGGCCGCCGAGCGGGCCGGGCTCGAGACCGAGGTCTCCCCGCACACGCTGCGCCACTCCTTCGCCACGCACCTGCTGGAGGGCGGGGCGGACGTGCGGGTGGTGCAGGAACTGCTCGGCCACGCCTCGGTGACCACCACGCAGGTCTACACCCTCGTCACGGCGGACACCCTGCGGGAGGTCTATGCCGCCGCACACCCCCGCGCCTTGGGCTGA